Proteins found in one Arthrobacter pascens genomic segment:
- a CDS encoding nitrilase-related carbon-nitrogen hydrolase — MVLLALMQANSAVLDVDANCAAVEAATQAAAAAGAAVLVTPELFPVGYAPRRLHADLDPARLPAIRERLADIARRHGVGLVYSLPAVTGQGEWHITSTLLDAAGKELLSYAKVHLFGEEERSAFSPAEARPAVVDFNGIRTSMVICYDVEFPEAVRAAAAGGAELLLVPTALAHGFDAVPQVLLRARALESQLTIAYANHSGVEDGCEFLGGSVIAAPDGSLLAVAGTGPELLFAEVGAEAAHEARAAVPYLRERRPDLYRSWEA, encoded by the coding sequence ATGGTGCTGCTGGCGCTGATGCAGGCAAACTCTGCAGTCCTTGATGTTGACGCCAACTGTGCTGCCGTGGAAGCCGCCACGCAGGCAGCAGCCGCAGCAGGGGCAGCGGTCCTAGTGACGCCTGAACTCTTTCCGGTGGGCTATGCTCCCCGCAGGCTCCATGCTGATCTGGACCCCGCCCGGCTGCCTGCCATCAGGGAGCGCCTGGCTGACATCGCGCGCCGCCACGGCGTCGGCCTGGTCTACAGCCTTCCGGCCGTCACGGGCCAGGGCGAATGGCACATCACCTCAACCCTGCTGGATGCTGCCGGCAAAGAGCTTCTCAGCTACGCCAAAGTCCACCTGTTCGGTGAGGAGGAGCGCTCGGCCTTCAGCCCGGCAGAGGCGCGTCCCGCCGTCGTCGATTTCAACGGGATCCGGACGTCCATGGTGATCTGCTATGACGTGGAGTTCCCGGAAGCGGTCAGGGCCGCCGCAGCGGGCGGTGCAGAGCTGCTCCTGGTCCCCACGGCCCTGGCGCACGGATTCGACGCCGTGCCCCAGGTGCTGCTCCGGGCGCGCGCGTTGGAAAGCCAGCTGACCATCGCCTACGCCAACCACAGCGGCGTGGAAGACGGCTGCGAGTTCCTGGGCGGCAGCGTGATTGCAGCCCCCGATGGCTCGCTGCTCGCCGTGGCCGGTACCGGCCCCGAACTCCTCTTTGCAGAGGTAGGCGCGGAGGCTGCGCATGAAGCCCGCGCCGCCGTTCCCTACCTGCGCGAACGCAGGCCCGATCTCTACCGTTCCTGGGAGGCCTGA
- a CDS encoding ROK family transcriptional regulator — protein MSPTPRSTGSKPTNPGSQSALRRLNQQRIIETLMSGPSTQAELARKTGLSTATVSNIVKIMQDAGLASTEPTTSSGRRALNVRLNSNGAVAVGIDFGRRHLRVVLASLSYHVIAEESVMLPLGHQSEEGIQAAVVLLEKLLRESGVDRTAVVGAGVGIPGPIDRRTGTVAQGAILPEWVGINILPHLEATLKIPVFIDNDANLGAWSEVTWGPHTGVSNLMFMKIGSGIGAGLILNRAPYYGTVGITGEIGHATIHEHGLVCRCGNRGCLETIASTTTMIELLSRSEDRPLTPADIVRKGLARDSATLRVVDDAGLAVGRALGNVANLINPEVIVIGGPLAGLGNLLLDPIRRGLVRHAVPVIGETTTLTMSSLGARAEALGAAALVFQHAGIRRT, from the coding sequence ATGTCCCCAACACCCCGCTCAACGGGGAGCAAGCCCACTAATCCAGGTTCCCAATCCGCCCTGAGGCGGCTGAACCAGCAGCGGATCATCGAAACCCTGATGAGCGGGCCCTCCACACAGGCCGAGCTCGCCCGCAAAACAGGCCTCTCCACCGCCACCGTTTCCAACATCGTCAAAATAATGCAGGATGCGGGCCTCGCCTCCACTGAACCCACCACCAGTTCCGGCCGCCGGGCGCTGAACGTGCGGCTCAACAGCAACGGGGCAGTGGCGGTGGGAATCGACTTCGGCCGCCGGCACCTCCGGGTGGTTCTCGCGTCGCTGAGCTACCACGTGATTGCCGAAGAATCCGTCATGCTCCCGCTGGGCCACCAGTCCGAGGAAGGCATCCAGGCCGCAGTGGTGCTGCTGGAAAAACTGCTGCGGGAAAGCGGCGTGGACCGGACCGCGGTGGTAGGTGCCGGCGTCGGAATTCCAGGACCCATCGACCGCAGGACGGGTACGGTGGCACAGGGCGCCATCCTGCCCGAATGGGTGGGAATCAACATCCTCCCCCACCTTGAAGCCACCCTGAAAATCCCCGTATTCATTGATAATGACGCCAACCTGGGGGCCTGGTCCGAGGTGACGTGGGGCCCGCATACGGGCGTGAGCAACCTGATGTTCATGAAGATCGGATCGGGCATCGGTGCCGGCCTGATCCTCAACCGGGCGCCCTACTACGGCACCGTGGGAATCACCGGCGAAATAGGCCACGCCACCATCCACGAGCACGGCCTGGTGTGCCGTTGCGGCAACCGCGGCTGCCTGGAAACCATTGCTTCCACCACTACCATGATCGAACTCCTGAGCCGCAGCGAAGACCGGCCGCTCACCCCTGCGGACATCGTCCGGAAAGGGCTCGCGCGGGACTCGGCCACACTCCGGGTGGTGGACGATGCCGGCCTGGCTGTGGGGCGAGCGCTGGGCAATGTGGCCAACCTGATCAACCCTGAGGTGATCGTTATTGGAGGCCCGCTCGCTGGCCTCGGAAACCTGCTGCTGGACCCCATCAGGAGGGGGCTGGTGAGGCATGCCGTGCCTGTCATCGGCGAAACGACCACCCTCACCATGTCCTCGCTTGGTGCCCGCGCCGAAGCCCTGGGCGCCGCCGCCTTAGTGTTCCAACACGCCGGGATCCGGCGGACGTAG
- the mmsA gene encoding multiple monosaccharide ABC transporter ATP-binding protein → MTSLTTNTDPVILEMRSITKEFPGVKALSEVSLRVKAGEIHAICGENGAGKSTLMKVLSGVYPFGSYEGDIVYQNEVQQFKDIRASEHAGIVIIHQELALIPELSITENIFLGNEPTKRGVIDWAEARLRSTELLARVGLREDPDTPIKEIGVGKQQLVEIAKALNKSVKLLILDEPTAALNESDSQHLLDLMLGLKAKGITSIIISHKLNEIEQIADEITIIRDGKSVETLNIVADGVDEDRIIKGMVGRSLESRFPEHVPEIGEVLFEVRNWTVGHPQVPDRLVCKNSNFTVRRGEIVGFAGLMGAGRTELARSLFGRSYGNFISGQVFKNGKEIHIRNVPQAIKAGLAYVTEDRKSLGLNLLDDIKTTTVSANLKAITKGLVVDTQREFTVAEGYRKSLRTKAPTVNEGVSKLSGGNQQKVVLAKWMFTAPDLLILDEPTRGIDVGAKYEIYGIIQQLAQQGKGVIVISSELPELLGLSDRIYTIFEGSITGVLDKEQATQENLMRLMTSAPRTGTNAAPTAQTA, encoded by the coding sequence ATGACGTCCCTCACTACGAACACGGACCCGGTAATCCTCGAGATGCGCTCCATCACCAAGGAGTTTCCCGGCGTCAAGGCGCTCTCGGAGGTAAGCCTCCGGGTCAAGGCAGGCGAGATCCACGCCATCTGCGGCGAGAACGGCGCAGGAAAATCCACCCTGATGAAGGTGCTCTCGGGTGTGTACCCGTTCGGCAGCTACGAAGGCGACATCGTGTACCAGAACGAAGTCCAGCAGTTCAAGGACATCCGAGCCAGCGAGCATGCAGGCATTGTGATCATCCACCAGGAACTGGCACTCATCCCTGAACTGTCCATCACCGAGAACATCTTCCTGGGCAACGAACCCACCAAGCGCGGTGTGATCGACTGGGCCGAGGCCCGCCTGAGGTCCACGGAGCTGCTGGCCCGGGTGGGCCTGCGCGAGGACCCGGACACCCCCATCAAGGAGATCGGCGTCGGCAAGCAGCAACTGGTGGAGATCGCCAAAGCGCTGAACAAGTCCGTGAAACTGCTCATCCTTGACGAGCCCACTGCCGCACTGAACGAATCCGATTCCCAGCATTTGCTGGACCTGATGCTCGGCCTCAAAGCCAAGGGCATCACCTCCATCATCATTTCCCACAAGCTCAACGAAATTGAACAGATTGCGGACGAGATCACCATCATCCGCGACGGAAAATCGGTCGAAACGCTCAACATCGTGGCAGATGGCGTGGACGAGGACCGCATCATCAAGGGGATGGTGGGGCGCTCGCTCGAGTCGCGCTTCCCGGAGCACGTACCCGAGATCGGAGAGGTGCTGTTCGAGGTCCGCAACTGGACCGTCGGCCACCCGCAGGTTCCTGACCGGCTCGTCTGCAAGAATTCAAACTTCACGGTGCGCCGCGGCGAGATCGTCGGCTTCGCCGGGCTCATGGGCGCGGGCCGCACCGAACTGGCCCGTTCCCTCTTCGGACGCTCCTACGGGAACTTCATCTCCGGCCAGGTCTTCAAGAACGGCAAGGAAATCCACATCCGAAACGTTCCGCAAGCCATCAAGGCCGGACTCGCCTACGTCACCGAGGACCGCAAGAGCCTGGGCCTGAACCTGCTGGACGACATCAAGACCACCACGGTCTCGGCAAACCTCAAAGCCATCACCAAGGGCCTCGTGGTGGACACACAGCGGGAATTCACGGTGGCCGAGGGTTACCGCAAGAGCCTGCGGACCAAGGCGCCCACTGTCAACGAAGGAGTGTCGAAGCTCTCCGGCGGCAACCAGCAGAAGGTTGTGCTGGCCAAGTGGATGTTCACTGCCCCGGACCTCCTGATCCTCGACGAGCCCACGCGAGGCATCGACGTCGGGGCCAAATACGAGATCTACGGCATCATCCAGCAGTTGGCCCAGCAAGGAAAAGGGGTCATCGTGATCTCGTCCGAACTGCCCGAGCTGCTCGGACTCTCAGACCGGATCTACACCATCTTTGAAGGTTCCATTACGGGAGTGCTGGACAAGGAACAGGCCACCCAGGAGAACCTGATGCGCCTCATGACGTCAGCCCCCCGCACCGGCACCAATGCCGCCCCCACTGCACAAACCGCATAA
- the mmsB gene encoding multiple monosaccharide ABC transporter permease, with amino-acid sequence MNALKRIFGGDTRQFGMIIALVALVLFFQLFTGGKVLTPTNMINLFNGNSYILVLAIGMVLVIIAGHIDLSVGSVAAAVGIVVAIAMRDWGIPWYLGIVLGLVLGAIIGAWQGFWVAYVGIPAFIVTLAGMLLFRGANQFVGKSLTVPVPDEFRVMGAGFLPEIGDFARYNAPTVILGFLLIAVVVFSEFRNRRIKARTGAVPDPLWVPVTRLVLLAGAVLYVTWLFSTGRFGTSFPVSGLILVGLVAVYVFITSKTVLGRHVYAVGGNRHAAELSGVQSKKVNFLVMMNMSILAALAGMMFVARSTSSGPADGVGWELDAIAAVFIGGAAVSGGVGTVIGSIVGGLVMAVLNNGLQLLSVGADMQSIIKGLVLLIAVAIDVYNKSQGRRSIIGMLMNGLRSNQPPTPEKEIAKTSDIITPAEPAESK; translated from the coding sequence ATGAATGCACTCAAAAGGATTTTCGGCGGTGACACCCGCCAGTTCGGCATGATCATCGCCCTCGTGGCGCTCGTGCTGTTCTTCCAGTTATTCACGGGCGGCAAAGTCCTGACGCCAACAAACATGATCAACCTGTTCAACGGCAACTCCTACATCCTGGTCCTGGCCATCGGCATGGTGCTGGTCATCATTGCCGGCCACATTGATCTGTCCGTGGGCTCCGTTGCCGCAGCGGTGGGGATCGTGGTGGCCATAGCCATGCGGGACTGGGGCATTCCCTGGTACCTCGGCATCGTCCTGGGCCTGGTCCTTGGCGCCATCATCGGTGCGTGGCAAGGCTTCTGGGTGGCCTATGTGGGCATTCCCGCCTTCATCGTCACTCTGGCCGGAATGCTGCTGTTCCGTGGTGCCAACCAGTTTGTCGGCAAGTCCCTGACCGTGCCCGTGCCCGACGAATTCCGAGTCATGGGCGCAGGCTTCCTGCCGGAAATCGGTGACTTCGCCCGCTACAACGCCCCTACCGTCATCCTCGGATTCCTGCTGATCGCCGTCGTAGTGTTCTCGGAGTTCCGGAACCGACGCATCAAGGCCCGCACGGGCGCCGTCCCGGACCCCCTCTGGGTGCCCGTCACCCGGCTCGTCCTGCTCGCGGGGGCCGTCCTCTACGTGACCTGGCTCTTCTCGACGGGACGCTTCGGAACCTCGTTCCCCGTCTCGGGGCTGATCCTGGTGGGTCTGGTCGCGGTATACGTCTTCATCACCAGCAAGACCGTCCTGGGCCGCCACGTCTACGCCGTGGGTGGCAACCGCCATGCCGCCGAATTGTCCGGTGTGCAGTCCAAAAAGGTCAACTTCTTGGTCATGATGAACATGTCCATCCTTGCGGCACTGGCCGGCATGATGTTCGTGGCCCGTTCCACCAGCTCCGGACCGGCCGACGGCGTCGGCTGGGAACTGGACGCCATTGCCGCCGTCTTCATCGGCGGTGCGGCTGTCAGCGGCGGCGTCGGCACGGTTATTGGCTCAATTGTGGGTGGCCTCGTCATGGCCGTGCTCAACAACGGCCTCCAGCTGCTCAGCGTCGGCGCAGACATGCAGTCGATCATCAAGGGCCTGGTGCTCCTGATCGCTGTCGCCATCGACGTCTACAACAAGAGCCAGGGCCGGCGTTCCATCATCGGGATGCTGATGAACGGACTGCGCTCCAACCAGCCGCCCACCCCGGAAAAGGAGATCGCCAAGACCTCCGACATCATCACTCCCGCAGAACCAGCCGAGTCAAAATAG
- a CDS encoding substrate-binding domain-containing protein, translated as MRKIAKTLTVLAAVATLSLTGCGRSDVDAEAAKAGTALSGFPQDAVIGVALPKKTSENWTLAEKLFNDGLSSAGFKANVQFANNGVSEQQNQISTMITSGAKVIVVGAVDGAQLGTQLQQAKDAGAVIIAYDRMLTNTKAIDYYVAYDNFKVGELQGQALLEGMQAKKPGPYNVELFAGSPDDANSKVFFDGAMSVLKPKIDDGTLKVVSGQADFQQAVTQDWKAENAQRRMDSLLSGSYASGELDGVLSPNDTLARAIITSVKSAGKSVPVVTGQDSEVESVKSILAGEQYSTINKDTRKIVEHTITMVKDLQQGLALEINDNRNYKNEFKRVPAFLLPPTIVTAANVKTAYVDDPTLGPITK; from the coding sequence ATGCGTAAAATCGCAAAAACCCTGACCGTCCTCGCGGCCGTCGCCACGCTCTCCCTGACAGGGTGCGGCCGGTCCGACGTCGACGCCGAGGCCGCCAAGGCGGGCACCGCCCTGTCGGGCTTCCCGCAGGACGCCGTAATCGGCGTCGCGCTTCCCAAGAAGACCAGCGAGAACTGGACCCTGGCGGAGAAGCTGTTCAACGACGGACTCTCCTCGGCCGGCTTCAAGGCAAACGTGCAGTTCGCCAACAACGGCGTGTCCGAACAGCAGAACCAGATCTCCACCATGATCACCTCCGGCGCGAAGGTCATTGTTGTGGGTGCCGTGGACGGCGCCCAGCTGGGGACCCAGCTGCAGCAGGCCAAGGACGCCGGCGCAGTCATCATCGCCTACGACCGGATGCTGACCAACACCAAGGCCATTGACTATTACGTTGCCTATGACAACTTCAAGGTCGGTGAGCTGCAGGGCCAGGCACTGCTTGAAGGCATGCAGGCCAAGAAGCCGGGCCCGTACAACGTCGAGCTCTTCGCCGGTTCCCCGGACGACGCCAACTCGAAGGTGTTCTTCGACGGTGCCATGAGCGTCCTGAAGCCGAAGATCGACGACGGCACGCTGAAGGTGGTTTCCGGCCAAGCCGATTTCCAGCAAGCGGTCACCCAGGACTGGAAAGCGGAAAATGCCCAGCGCCGGATGGACTCACTGCTTTCGGGCAGCTACGCGTCTGGTGAACTTGACGGCGTGCTGTCGCCCAACGACACGCTTGCCCGCGCCATCATCACCTCCGTCAAGAGTGCCGGCAAGTCCGTCCCTGTGGTGACCGGGCAGGACTCCGAGGTGGAGTCCGTGAAGTCCATCTTGGCCGGCGAGCAGTACTCAACGATCAACAAGGACACCCGCAAGATCGTTGAACACACCATCACCATGGTCAAGGACCTCCAGCAGGGTCTTGCCCTGGAGATCAACGACAACCGCAACTACAAGAACGAGTTCAAGCGCGTTCCGGCCTTCCTGTTGCCGCCGACAATCGTGACCGCAGCCAACGTGAAGACGGCCTACGTCGACGATCCGACACTGGGCCCGATCACCAAGTAA
- a CDS encoding Gfo/Idh/MocA family protein — MSAPIATPWLSSQSDQDPRSATGAPLRWGVIATGRIARSVSQDLSLLADAELYAVSSRGQATADNFAATCGFAKAYGDDDGVHGYQRLLADDAVDVVYVATPHAQHHQVVLAALTAGKHVLCEKPFTINAREATELIDVARERKLFLMEAVWSRFLPSMQRAFEIAASGELGEVHWVTADLGFPAPYSRTARLWARQDGGGALLDLSVYPLLWALGTLGFPQTVSATGFVNDDGVDAQNAMTLGYHNGAQVQLTSSLLAHGPRTATVAGSLGYLQSVGSINNPRELVIGIGREKLRKEEFDVVGLGYSYELREVTRCIQQGLTESPVMPLEDSLNTMRLFDGVRAQLGVSYPNDTH; from the coding sequence ATGAGTGCGCCAATCGCCACGCCGTGGCTGTCCAGCCAGTCCGACCAGGACCCCCGTTCCGCTACCGGAGCCCCGTTGCGCTGGGGAGTCATCGCCACCGGAAGGATCGCCCGGTCCGTGTCACAGGACCTGTCCCTGCTGGCTGACGCGGAGCTTTACGCCGTCAGTTCCCGCGGCCAGGCCACGGCTGACAATTTCGCGGCAACCTGCGGTTTCGCCAAAGCTTACGGGGACGACGACGGCGTGCACGGCTACCAGCGGCTCCTCGCCGACGATGCGGTGGACGTGGTTTACGTCGCCACGCCGCATGCCCAGCACCACCAGGTCGTGCTCGCGGCACTGACGGCAGGCAAGCACGTTCTGTGCGAAAAGCCCTTCACCATTAACGCGCGGGAAGCCACCGAGCTGATCGACGTTGCCCGGGAGCGGAAACTCTTCCTGATGGAGGCGGTGTGGAGCCGCTTCCTGCCAAGCATGCAGCGGGCCTTCGAGATCGCTGCCTCCGGAGAACTCGGCGAGGTCCACTGGGTCACGGCTGACCTCGGGTTCCCGGCGCCCTACTCGCGCACTGCCAGGCTCTGGGCACGGCAGGATGGGGGCGGCGCGTTGCTCGATCTGTCCGTTTACCCGCTGCTGTGGGCGTTGGGAACCTTGGGGTTCCCGCAGACAGTCAGCGCCACCGGCTTTGTCAACGACGACGGCGTGGACGCCCAGAATGCGATGACGCTGGGCTACCACAACGGAGCCCAGGTGCAGCTCACGTCCTCGCTCCTGGCACATGGCCCCCGCACCGCAACCGTCGCCGGAAGCCTGGGCTACCTGCAGAGCGTCGGTTCCATCAATAATCCGCGCGAACTGGTGATCGGCATCGGCCGAGAAAAGCTTCGCAAAGAGGAATTCGACGTCGTCGGACTGGGTTACAGCTACGAGCTCCGCGAGGTGACCCGCTGCATCCAGCAAGGCCTCACCGAAAGTCCGGTGATGCCGTTGGAGGACTCGCTGAACACCATGCGACTCTTTGATGGGGTACGGGCCCAGCTCGGTGTGAGCTACCCGAATGATACGCACTGA
- a CDS encoding serine/threonine-protein kinase: MVADSPSSIRNEVVGGRYRLGEVIGRGGMSSVYCASDENLGRDVALKLFAPQAPDADELKRQEAEIQLLATLNHPSLVTLFDAGIDRRIPDEPRPFLTMELVDGQDLRTRIRLSPVPLDELAVIGAGIADALAYVHGLGIIHRDVKPANILLVQLRPGEPLRPKLTDFGIARIVDGTRLTAAGTMVGTAAYLSPEQAMGSPLSPATDIYSLGLVLLECIKRTVEYPGNAVESAVARLHRAPEIPDDVPAEWADLIRSMTAIEPLKRPSAGDVEIALRQALVSPVSTPGELQPETTRVLPAMPFRPPSIASDPPSSVPSGGTSLRQLALPAEKTAGSRRPDKGPARSRVRRKGKGRRNGRGNGRRRSNRIWLWTVLAVLTALAGMAALTASLSRSSTPDVVPYPTVTGTLGDHLKELQKSVQP; this comes from the coding sequence ATGGTGGCGGATTCGCCCAGCTCCATCAGGAATGAAGTAGTTGGCGGACGCTACCGGCTTGGCGAGGTGATCGGCCGCGGCGGAATGTCATCCGTCTACTGTGCCAGCGATGAGAATCTGGGCCGCGACGTGGCCCTGAAGCTTTTCGCGCCGCAGGCCCCCGACGCCGACGAGCTCAAGCGTCAGGAAGCCGAAATTCAACTCCTGGCAACGCTCAACCACCCCAGTCTGGTGACACTGTTCGACGCCGGCATCGACCGTCGTATCCCGGACGAACCCCGCCCGTTCCTGACCATGGAACTCGTGGACGGCCAGGACCTGCGGACCCGGATCAGGCTCAGCCCCGTACCCTTGGATGAGCTTGCGGTGATCGGGGCGGGCATCGCTGACGCACTTGCCTACGTGCATGGGCTCGGCATCATCCACCGCGACGTCAAGCCTGCCAACATCCTGCTGGTACAGCTCCGCCCCGGCGAGCCGCTGCGGCCCAAGCTGACAGACTTCGGCATAGCAAGGATTGTGGACGGAACACGGCTTACCGCCGCAGGCACCATGGTGGGAACCGCGGCATACCTCAGCCCGGAGCAGGCCATGGGCTCGCCCCTGTCGCCGGCCACCGACATCTACTCCCTGGGGCTGGTCCTCCTTGAATGCATCAAGCGCACAGTGGAATACCCGGGAAACGCGGTGGAGTCGGCCGTGGCCAGGCTGCACCGGGCACCGGAAATCCCGGACGATGTCCCGGCGGAATGGGCTGATTTGATCCGCTCTATGACGGCCATCGAGCCGTTGAAACGCCCGTCAGCCGGGGACGTTGAAATAGCACTCCGCCAGGCCCTTGTCTCGCCGGTCTCAACCCCGGGGGAACTCCAGCCGGAAACCACGCGTGTGCTGCCTGCCATGCCGTTCAGGCCACCGTCCATTGCCTCCGATCCACCCTCAAGTGTCCCTTCTGGCGGTACCAGCCTGCGTCAACTGGCGCTCCCGGCCGAAAAGACAGCAGGTTCACGGCGTCCGGACAAAGGCCCTGCCAGGTCCCGGGTCCGGCGAAAGGGCAAAGGCAGGCGCAACGGCAGGGGCAACGGCAGACGCAGGAGCAACCGGATCTGGCTTTGGACCGTACTGGCGGTCCTTACGGCACTGGCAGGGATGGCGGCACTTACCGCGAGCCTGTCCAGATCGTCTACGCCCGACGTCGTCCCTTACCCGACTGTTACAGGCACCCTGGGTGACCATCTCAAGGAACTGCAAAAGAGCGTACAACCGTGA
- a CDS encoding SRPBCC family protein, whose amino-acid sequence MATVQESIDVNVPLSQAYNQWTQFEDFPQFMSGVESVRQLNAATVHFATSIAGVKREYDAQITVQDPDRRVSWESLTDPRNAGSVWFASLGPADTRVNVELTWEPDSAVENIGATVGLDAHQVAADLRRFKKFIEERPAETGAWRDSISGGEVEGREGI is encoded by the coding sequence ATGGCCACCGTTCAAGAATCCATCGACGTCAATGTCCCGCTCAGCCAGGCCTACAACCAGTGGACGCAGTTTGAGGACTTCCCGCAGTTCATGAGCGGCGTGGAGTCCGTCAGGCAGCTGAATGCCGCCACTGTGCACTTCGCCACCAGCATCGCCGGGGTGAAGCGCGAATACGACGCGCAGATCACGGTCCAGGATCCCGACCGGCGGGTTTCGTGGGAGAGCCTCACCGATCCCCGGAACGCTGGAAGCGTCTGGTTCGCGTCGCTGGGCCCCGCCGACACGCGGGTCAACGTCGAGCTGACCTGGGAGCCGGATTCCGCCGTGGAGAACATCGGCGCCACTGTGGGGCTGGACGCCCACCAGGTTGCCGCCGATCTCAGGCGGTTCAAGAAGTTCATCGAGGAACGGCCCGCGGAAACGGGTGCCTGGCGGGACAGCATCAGCGGCGGCGAGGTGGAGGGCCGGGAGGGTATTTAA